In Colletotrichum destructivum chromosome 1, complete sequence, the sequence TGTCGCGGCTCTCGTTTCAATCAAATTTATACATCCATCTTGTCGAACTTCATAAGCTGACCGTCCTTGCCACAGGGCTCTTCTCGTTGTGTTCATCCGCTTTGACCCTCCATCCGTCACCATGACTTTGGCCGGCAGTGTTCGCATTCTGCTCATTGGCAATGGGGGGCGAGAGCATGCGCTCGCCTGGAAGCTCAGCCAGTCGCCTCTAGTCGAATCCATCTTTGCCGTCCCGGGCAATGGAGGTACCGCAACCTGCCCCAAGACCACCAATGTCACCGAGGTCGCTGCGGACGACTACCCGGCCCTTGTTCAGTTCGCAAAGTCTAAGTCCATCACCCTCGTCGTTCCTGGCCCCGAGGcccccctcgtcgacggcatcgaAGCCTACTTCCGCGCCGCAGCTATTCCCTGCTTCGGACCCTCTAAGGAAGCTGCCCAGATGGAGGGGAGCAAAACTTTCTCTAAGGATTTCATGAAGGAGTACAACATCCCCACCGCGGCGTACGAGAACTTCTCCGACTACGAGCAGGCTATCGCCTACGTTGACAGTGTGTCCCATGATGTCGTCATCAAGGCTaccggcctcgccgccggcaaagGCGTCATTATCCCTACTACCAAACAGGAGGCTAAAGATGCTCTTAAGCAGATCATGGTGGACAAAGCGTTTGGTTCTGCCGGCAACGAGGTTGTGATCGAGGAGTTCCTGACTGGCGACGAGCTGAGCATCCTTACCTTCAGCGATGGCACACATACTCTGTCTCTCCCCCCAGCCCAGGATCACAAGAGAATTGGAGACGGCGACCAAGGCCCCAACACTGGAGGCATGGGTTGCTACGCCCCGACAACCATTGCCACCAAGGAACTCATTCGCAAGATAGAAGATGAGGTGGTTCAGCCTACCATCAACGGCATGCGCAAGGCGGGCTATCCCTTCCGTGGTGTCTTGTTTACTGGCATAATGGTTACCAGTCAAGGCCCCAAAGTCCTTGAGTACAACGTGAGGTTTGGCGACCCAGAGACGCAAACCGTCTTGCCCCTTCTTTCTCCCGAGACAGACCTTGCCGAGGTTATGTTGGCCTGTACTGCTCACGAGGCCCGCCTCGACTGCGTCAATATCAAAATCGCAAACAAATACAGTGCTACTGTTGTGGTAGCCGCCGGTGGCTACCCCGGATCCTATGCCAAGGGTACGCCTATGGTGATCAACCAGTCGACATCCCCGGACATCACTGTTTTCCATGCCGGCACCAAGCTGTCGTCCGAAGGTCAGCTGCAGACATCAGGCGGTCGTGTCATTGCTGTCAACGCCACTGCGGAtaccctcgaggccgccgtaAAGAAGGCCTATGGGCAAGGCATCACGCTTATCAACTTTGACAAGATGTACTATCGCAAGGACATTGCCCACCGTGCGTTTCGGTCTCGACAGGAGAAAGAGGCCTTGACTTATGCCGGGGCTGGCGTCAGTGTTGATGCGGGCAACGAGTTCGTCGAGCGTATCAAGAAGGCGGTACGTGCTACCAAACAACCGGGTGCTGATGCCGAAATTGGAGGCTTTGGCGGTGAGATGGACTTAGCCAAGTGTGGTCTTAAGCTGGACAACGGCGAGCTTCCTGTCGTGGTTggcgccatcgacggcgttggcACCAAGCTCATGATTGCGCAGAAGATGGGCAAGCACGATACCGTGGGCATCGACTTGGTTGCTATGAATGTCAATGATCTCATTGTCCAGGGCGCTCGACCATTGATGTTCTTGGATTATTACGGCTGCAGCAAGCTCGACCTGAGCACCGCCGCCTCTTTTGTGGAAGGTGTTGCGGCAGGCTGCATCGACGCTGGATgcaccctcgtcggcggcgagacaGCTGAGATGCCCGGCATGTACCAAAAGGACGATTACGATGCGGCAGGCTGCGCATTTGGTGTCATGATCAATAGCCAGAGACTGCCGCGCCAGAGCGACATGGAAGCTGGAGACGTGCTGCTTGGCTTGGCCTCCAGTGGCGTTCACTCGAACGGCTTCTCCTTGGTCCGCCGAATCCTAGAACGCGAGGGTCTCGCATACACAGACCCCGCTCCATGGGATGCCGGTAAGACTGTGGGCGAGAGCTTGCTCACCCCTACCAAGATCTACGTCAAGAGTTTGCGTGGCGTCATCGAAGCTCGCCTCGTTAAGGGTCTGGCTCACATCACGGGAGGTGGTCTTATCGACAACGTCCCTCGCATGTTGCCAGAGCACCTTGCTGCCGAGATCGACTTGACGACGTGGGAGATGCCCGCTGTTTTCAGATGGTTGAAGACAAGCGGCAATGTGGAGCCGTACCAGATGGTTCGCACTTTCAACACCGGTGTGGGAATGGTAGCTGCAGTCGACGCAGCTCATGCTAATGCTGTCATCACGGCCTTGGAGTCGGCCGGTGAGAGGGTTCTACGCCTGGGGCAGCTTGTTTCGCGTGCCAACGGTGAGCCGCACTGCAGAGTGCTCAACCTGGACAGCTGGGCTTGAGCAGTACTTTAAGATGGGACAGGATAGGAAGTGGGATTAGGGACGGGCGTTAGACAAAAGACACAGTTGAAAAATATACCACATGATTGCGATTCGCATTCGTCAACCTCCTCAGGACTTATGTTTCCGATTATCGTGGCAGGCTTAACTCCCGTGTATGATCTGAAAACCATGTTCACCTTAACATTCAAGGTTGATTACCTGGACTTTGTGGGCCGACTTGTCAATTTATATATCAAAGATGTGCCACTTTTCCTCGCACACTGTTGGCAACTTAGCAATCGAGGCCTTCATGTCGTCATTGTTGGAATTTGGGTATAGTATATTAAATACACACTGGTGCAGAGTTGATACAGAGTTGATACATTGATTGAGGATATCCGTAATCGCCTGGCCTCCAGATATGGACTATCGCGGTCCTACGGCATAACAGTCACCATTTTCGGGTCAGTTCCCTCGACAGAATCACTTTGGTGATCATCTGCTCCATCCTCCGTACCCTCATGACTCCCCTCAAGCTCGGAGAGGATAATCCATGTGGGGAAAAGGCAAAGGACTGTCATGCCAAAGTTGAGACCAATGCTCACGAAGTGGTTGGCGTTGCCCTCAGATTGCATACTACATTACACAGTCAACACATGCTACATAGGCAAGCAACTCAAAAAttgtgtgtgggtgtgagtgaggggagggggggtgacTTACGCCCAGGCAACCGTTTGCCCTAGAGCCTCGGTGCCTCTCAGGATGCCGGTGTGACGGCTTAGATCAGAAAGGTCAGTTGCGTACTGGCCAACCAGCCAGTACAGGAACTGCTGAAAGGCCTGTCCGCCAAACtgccagaagaagacgagagcATAGCTTTTACCAAACCCTCCTTGAAACCAATCGTAGACGGGTGGTTCGGCGGCATCATAGATCTGCTTCTGCAAGATGGTGGCCCAGATCCAAGTCCCAACGAGTAAGGCGACAATGGAGAGAAAGGCGATCCGGCCACGGGTCTTGATATAGACCTTTTGGTTGTCCAGCAACGCTGCGATGAGAAAAGAGCTGAATATGCCGGCAAAGTTGGTAAAAAAGCTTGAGAAGGCGCGAGAACGGAC encodes:
- a CDS encoding Putative phosphoribosylglycinamide synthetase, phosphoribosylformylglycinamidine cyclo-ligase; its protein translation is MTLAGSVRILLIGNGGREHALAWKLSQSPLVESIFAVPGNGGTATCPKTTNVTEVAADDYPALVQFAKSKSITLVVPGPEAPLVDGIEAYFRAAAIPCFGPSKEAAQMEGSKTFSKDFMKEYNIPTAAYENFSDYEQAIAYVDSVSHDVVIKATGLAAGKGVIIPTTKQEAKDALKQIMVDKAFGSAGNEVVIEEFLTGDELSILTFSDGTHTLSLPPAQDHKRIGDGDQGPNTGGMGCYAPTTIATKELIRKIEDEVVQPTINGMRKAGYPFRGVLFTGIMVTSQGPKVLEYNVRFGDPETQTVLPLLSPETDLAEVMLACTAHEARLDCVNIKIANKYSATVVVAAGGYPGSYAKGTPMVINQSTSPDITVFHAGTKLSSEGQLQTSGGRVIAVNATADTLEAAVKKAYGQGITLINFDKMYYRKDIAHRAFRSRQEKEALTYAGAGVSVDAGNEFVERIKKAVRATKQPGADAEIGGFGGEMDLAKCGLKLDNGELPVVVGAIDGVGTKLMIAQKMGKHDTVGIDLVAMNVNDLIVQGARPLMFLDYYGCSKLDLSTAASFVEGVAAGCIDAGCTLVGGETAEMPGMYQKDDYDAAGCAFGVMINSQRLPRQSDMEAGDVLLGLASSGVHSNGFSLVRRILEREGLAYTDPAPWDAGKTVGESLLTPTKIYVKSLRGVIEARLVKGLAHITGGGLIDNVPRMLPEHLAAEIDLTTWEMPAVFRWLKTSGNVEPYQMVRTFNTGVGMVAAVDAAHANAVITALESAGERVLRLGQLVSRANGEPHCRVLNLDSWA